A genomic stretch from Orcinus orca chromosome 14, mOrcOrc1.1, whole genome shotgun sequence includes:
- the SEC23IP gene encoding SEC23-interacting protein isoform X2, whose amino-acid sequence MAERKPNGGGGAASTSSSGTNLLFSSSATEFSFNVPFIPVTQAAAASASLLLPGEDSTDVGEEDSFLGQTSAHTSTPQTFSYFSQVSSSSDPFGNIGQSPLTTAATSAGQSAFSKPPTALPFTTGSQDMSNAFSPSISKAHYGAPPASQTGINTYLPSQPSSLPPSNFGSPPQGTPQQGYNPYRHTAVSSRANPYIAPPQLQQGQTPAHPTHPPPSGPPVQMYQMPPGSLPSIPPSVQPGLSPPTQQQAPARPAGPSVQASSLFLLQNQYEPVQPHWFYCKEIEYRQLWMPFSVFDSLNLEEIYNSVQPDPESVVLGTDGGRYDVYLYDRMRKAVYWEEEPAEVRRCTWFYKGDTDSRFIPYTEEFSEKLEAEYKKAVTTNQWHRRLEFPSGETIVMHNPKVIVQFQPSSVPDEWGTTQDGQTRPRVVKRGVDDNLDEIPDGEMPPVDHLVFMVHGIGPVCDLRFRSIIECVDDFRVVSLKLLQTHFKKSLDDRKVSRVEFLPVHWHSSLGGDATGVDRNIKKITLPSIGRFRHFTNETLLDILFYNSPIYCQRIVEKVGLEINRLYALFMSRNPDFKGGVSVAGHSLGSLILFDILSNQKDLNLSKSPEPLAVANGVVKQPHFQEKQIPEEPKLTLDESCDLDVENEEVLTLQETLEALSLSEYVSTFEKEKIDMESLLMCTVDDLKEMGIPLGPRKKIANFVKHKAAKLEQKKASEKKAVMAASTKGQEESAQKAKEMASPPSESNESKRKLPLGVCVSSVHVDYESFEVGTGQVSVVYNSLDFEPEIFFALGSPIGMFLTIRGVDSIDENYRLPTCKGFFNIYHPLDPVAYRLEPMIVPDLDLKAVLIPHHKGRKRLHLELKESLSRMGSDLKQGFISSLKSAWQTLNEFARAHTSSTQLQEELEKVANQIKEEEEKQVVEEKTVESPDFSKDEDYLGKVGMLNGGRRIDYVLQEKPIESFNEYLFALQSHLCYWESEDTALLLLKEIYRTMSISPEQPQH is encoded by the exons AGGATTCCACAGATGTGGGTGAGGAGGACAGCTTCCTTGGTCAGACTTCTGCTCACACGTCTACCCCACAGACATTTAGTTACTTCTCTCAGGTATCAAGCAGTAGTGATCCTTTTGGGAATATTGGACAGTCACCGTTAACAACTGCAGCAACATCGGCTGGACAGTCAGCATTCTCCAAGCCCCCAACTGCTCTCCCTTTTACCACCGGATCCCAAGATATGTCGAATGCATTTTCACCATCCATTTCGAAGGCTCACTATGGTGCTCCACCTGCTTCACAAACGGGAATAAATACTTATCTGCCTTCTCAGCCTAGTAGTCTCCCTCCTTCAAATTTTGGGAGCCCACCCCAAGGAACGCCCCAACAAGGATACAATCCATATCGCCACACAGCTGTAAGCAGCAGGGCTAATCCTTATATTGCACCGCCACAGCTGCAGCAGGGCCAAACACCGGCCCATCCTACCCATCCCCCGCCCTCTGGACCCCCTGTTCAGATGTACCAGATGCCTCCAGGATCTCTGCCATCG ATTCCTCCTTCAGTGCAGCCAGGGCTGTCCCCTCCAACCCAGCAGCAGGCACCTGCTAGACCTGCGGGTCCCTCTGTGCAAGCGTCATCTCTTTTTCTACTTCAAAACCAATATGAACCTGTCCAACCCCACTGGTTTTACTGCAAGGAGATAGAATACAGGCAACTGTGGATGCCTTTCAGTGTGTTTGACTCTTTGAATCTTGAAGAAATCTATAACTCAG TCCAGCCAGACCCTGAGAGTGTGGTTCTAGGCACTGATGGAGGGCGCTACGACGTTTACCTCTATGACCGGATGAGGAAAGCCGTGTACTGGGAAGAGGAGCCAGCTGAAGTGAGACGCTGTACTTGGTTTTACAAAGGGGACACAGACAGCAGATTTATTCCCTATACAGAGGAGTTCAGTGAAAAACTGGAG GCTGAATATAAAAAAGCTGTAACCACGAATCAGTGGCACCGCAGATTAGAGTTTCCGAGTGGGGAGACAATTGTTATGCACAATCCAAAG GTTATTGTTCAGTTCCAGCCCTCATCAGTGCCAGATGAATGGGGGACCACACAAGATGGACAGACAAGGCCCAGGGTTGTAAAGCGTGGAGTTGATGATAACCTTGATGAAATTCCTGATG gGGAAATGCCTCCGGTTGACCATTTGGTGTTCATGGTGCATGGCATTGGACCTGTGTGTGACTTGCGCTTTAGAAGCATTATTGAATGTG tggatgaTTTTAGGGTGGTTTCTCTCAAATTGCTGCAGACACATTTCAAGAAATCTTTAGATGATCGGAAAGTAAGCAGAGTGGAATTCCTTCCGGTTCATTGGCATAGTTCCTTGGGTGGGGATGCCACCGGTGTTGACAG GAATATTAAGAAAATCACTTTACCAAGTATTGGTCGGTTTCGTCACTTTACTAATGAAACCTTGctagacattttattttacaacAGCCCCATCTACTGTCAGAGGATTGTGGAGAAAGTGGGATTGGAGATAAACCGTCTGTATGCACTCTTCATGAGTCGGAACCCAGACTTCAAAGGAGGGGTCTCTGTTGCTGGTCACAGTTTAG gttctttaATATTGTTTGACATCCTGTCTAATCAAAAAGATTTGAATTTATCAAAGTCTCCTGAGCCTTTAGCTGTTGCTAATGGAGTTGTGAAGCAGCCACATTTCCAGGAAAAGCAG atacctgAAGAGCCAAAGCTGACGTTGGATGAGTCTTGTGACCTTGATGTTGAAAATGAAGAAGTCCTGACTTTGCAAGAAACTCTGGAagcacttagcctctctgaataCGTTAGCacttttgaaaaggaaaagattgatatgGAATCTCTG cttaTGTGTACAGTGGATGACCTGAAGGAAATGGGGATACCACTTGGACCCAGGAAGAAGATAGCTAACTTTGTAAAACATAAAGCAGCCAAACTG GAACAGAAAAAAGCATCAGAAAAGAAGGCAGTGATGGCTGCTTCGACAAAAGGACAAGAGGAAAGTGCTCAGAAAGCTAAAGAAATGGCTTCTCCGCCCTCAGAATCTAATGAGTCCAAGAGGAAACTCCCACTCGGAGTTTGCGTTTCTTCTGTGCACGTTGATTATGAGTCTTTTGAAGTTGGCACTGGACAG gtttctgttgtttacaacTCCTTAGACTTTGAACCAGAGATTTTCTTTGCCTTGGGATCTCCAATTGGTATGTTTCTCACTATTCGAGGAGTGGATAGTATAGATGAGAACTACAGGCTTCCTACCTGCAAAGGGTTCTTCAATATTTATCATCCA CTTGATCCAGTGGCATATAGATTAGAACCTATGATTGTACCAGATTTGGACCTAAAAGCAGTTCTCATTCCGCATCACAAAGGCAGAAAAAGACTTCATTTAG AGTTGAAAGAAAGTCTCTCTCGTATGGGATCTGATTTGAAGCAGGGTTTCATTAGCTCACTGAAAAGTGCTTGGCAGACATTAAATGAGTTTGCCCGTGCTCATACCTCTTCAACTCAGCTGCAAGAAGAATTGGAGAAGGTAGCCAATcaaatcaaagaagaagaagaaaagcaagtaGTTGAAG AAAAGACTGTTGAAAGTCCAGATTTTTCCAAGGATGAGGACTACTTAGGAAAGGTTGGAATGTTAAACGGAGGCCGCCGAATTGACTATGTTCTTCAAGAAAAGCCAATAGAGAGTTTTAATGAATATCTTTTCGCTCTTCAGAGTCACTTATGCTATTG GGAATCTGAAGATACTGCCCTGTTATTACTTAAAGAAATTTATCGAACAATGAGCATTAGTCCAGAGCAGCCCCAGCATTGA
- the SEC23IP gene encoding SEC23-interacting protein isoform X1: MAERKPNGGGGAASTSSSGTNLLFSSSATEFSFNVPFIPVTQAAAASASLLLPGEDSTDVGEEDSFLGQTSAHTSTPQTFSYFSQVSSSSDPFGNIGQSPLTTAATSAGQSAFSKPPTALPFTTGSQDMSNAFSPSISKAHYGAPPASQTGINTYLPSQPSSLPPSNFGSPPQGTPQQGYNPYRHTAVSSRANPYIAPPQLQQGQTPAHPTHPPPSGPPVQMYQMPPGSLPSIPPSVQPGLSPPTQQQAPARPAGPSVQASSLFLLQNQYEPVQPHWFYCKEIEYRQLWMPFSVFDSLNLEEIYNSVQPDPESVVLGTDGGRYDVYLYDRMRKAVYWEEEPAEVRRCTWFYKGDTDSRFIPYTEEFSEKLEAEYKKAVTTNQWHRRLEFPSGETIVMHNPKVIVQFQPSSVPDEWGTTQDGQTRPRVVKRGVDDNLDEIPDGEMPPVDHLVFMVHGIGPVCDLRFRSIIECVDDFRVVSLKLLQTHFKKSLDDRKVSRVEFLPVHWHSSLGGDATGVDRNIKKITLPSIGRFRHFTNETLLDILFYNSPIYCQRIVEKVGLEINRLYALFMSRNPDFKGGVSVAGHSLGSLILFDILSNQKDLNLSKSPEPLAVANGVVKQPHFQEKQIPEEPKLTLDESCDLDVENEEVLTLQETLEALSLSEYVSTFEKEKIDMESLLMCTVDDLKEMGIPLGPRKKIANFVKHKAAKLEQKKASEKKAVMAASTKGQEESAQKAKEMASPPSESNESKRKLPLGVCVSSVHVDYESFEVGTGQVSVVYNSLDFEPEIFFALGSPIGMFLTIRGVDSIDENYRLPTCKGFFNIYHPLDPVAYRLEPMIVPDLDLKAVLIPHHKGRKRLHLELKESLSRMGSDLKQGFISSLKSAWQTLNEFARAHTSSTQLQEELEKVANQIKEEEEKQVVEAEKTVESPDFSKDEDYLGKVGMLNGGRRIDYVLQEKPIESFNEYLFALQSHLCYWESEDTALLLLKEIYRTMSISPEQPQH, from the exons AGGATTCCACAGATGTGGGTGAGGAGGACAGCTTCCTTGGTCAGACTTCTGCTCACACGTCTACCCCACAGACATTTAGTTACTTCTCTCAGGTATCAAGCAGTAGTGATCCTTTTGGGAATATTGGACAGTCACCGTTAACAACTGCAGCAACATCGGCTGGACAGTCAGCATTCTCCAAGCCCCCAACTGCTCTCCCTTTTACCACCGGATCCCAAGATATGTCGAATGCATTTTCACCATCCATTTCGAAGGCTCACTATGGTGCTCCACCTGCTTCACAAACGGGAATAAATACTTATCTGCCTTCTCAGCCTAGTAGTCTCCCTCCTTCAAATTTTGGGAGCCCACCCCAAGGAACGCCCCAACAAGGATACAATCCATATCGCCACACAGCTGTAAGCAGCAGGGCTAATCCTTATATTGCACCGCCACAGCTGCAGCAGGGCCAAACACCGGCCCATCCTACCCATCCCCCGCCCTCTGGACCCCCTGTTCAGATGTACCAGATGCCTCCAGGATCTCTGCCATCG ATTCCTCCTTCAGTGCAGCCAGGGCTGTCCCCTCCAACCCAGCAGCAGGCACCTGCTAGACCTGCGGGTCCCTCTGTGCAAGCGTCATCTCTTTTTCTACTTCAAAACCAATATGAACCTGTCCAACCCCACTGGTTTTACTGCAAGGAGATAGAATACAGGCAACTGTGGATGCCTTTCAGTGTGTTTGACTCTTTGAATCTTGAAGAAATCTATAACTCAG TCCAGCCAGACCCTGAGAGTGTGGTTCTAGGCACTGATGGAGGGCGCTACGACGTTTACCTCTATGACCGGATGAGGAAAGCCGTGTACTGGGAAGAGGAGCCAGCTGAAGTGAGACGCTGTACTTGGTTTTACAAAGGGGACACAGACAGCAGATTTATTCCCTATACAGAGGAGTTCAGTGAAAAACTGGAG GCTGAATATAAAAAAGCTGTAACCACGAATCAGTGGCACCGCAGATTAGAGTTTCCGAGTGGGGAGACAATTGTTATGCACAATCCAAAG GTTATTGTTCAGTTCCAGCCCTCATCAGTGCCAGATGAATGGGGGACCACACAAGATGGACAGACAAGGCCCAGGGTTGTAAAGCGTGGAGTTGATGATAACCTTGATGAAATTCCTGATG gGGAAATGCCTCCGGTTGACCATTTGGTGTTCATGGTGCATGGCATTGGACCTGTGTGTGACTTGCGCTTTAGAAGCATTATTGAATGTG tggatgaTTTTAGGGTGGTTTCTCTCAAATTGCTGCAGACACATTTCAAGAAATCTTTAGATGATCGGAAAGTAAGCAGAGTGGAATTCCTTCCGGTTCATTGGCATAGTTCCTTGGGTGGGGATGCCACCGGTGTTGACAG GAATATTAAGAAAATCACTTTACCAAGTATTGGTCGGTTTCGTCACTTTACTAATGAAACCTTGctagacattttattttacaacAGCCCCATCTACTGTCAGAGGATTGTGGAGAAAGTGGGATTGGAGATAAACCGTCTGTATGCACTCTTCATGAGTCGGAACCCAGACTTCAAAGGAGGGGTCTCTGTTGCTGGTCACAGTTTAG gttctttaATATTGTTTGACATCCTGTCTAATCAAAAAGATTTGAATTTATCAAAGTCTCCTGAGCCTTTAGCTGTTGCTAATGGAGTTGTGAAGCAGCCACATTTCCAGGAAAAGCAG atacctgAAGAGCCAAAGCTGACGTTGGATGAGTCTTGTGACCTTGATGTTGAAAATGAAGAAGTCCTGACTTTGCAAGAAACTCTGGAagcacttagcctctctgaataCGTTAGCacttttgaaaaggaaaagattgatatgGAATCTCTG cttaTGTGTACAGTGGATGACCTGAAGGAAATGGGGATACCACTTGGACCCAGGAAGAAGATAGCTAACTTTGTAAAACATAAAGCAGCCAAACTG GAACAGAAAAAAGCATCAGAAAAGAAGGCAGTGATGGCTGCTTCGACAAAAGGACAAGAGGAAAGTGCTCAGAAAGCTAAAGAAATGGCTTCTCCGCCCTCAGAATCTAATGAGTCCAAGAGGAAACTCCCACTCGGAGTTTGCGTTTCTTCTGTGCACGTTGATTATGAGTCTTTTGAAGTTGGCACTGGACAG gtttctgttgtttacaacTCCTTAGACTTTGAACCAGAGATTTTCTTTGCCTTGGGATCTCCAATTGGTATGTTTCTCACTATTCGAGGAGTGGATAGTATAGATGAGAACTACAGGCTTCCTACCTGCAAAGGGTTCTTCAATATTTATCATCCA CTTGATCCAGTGGCATATAGATTAGAACCTATGATTGTACCAGATTTGGACCTAAAAGCAGTTCTCATTCCGCATCACAAAGGCAGAAAAAGACTTCATTTAG AGTTGAAAGAAAGTCTCTCTCGTATGGGATCTGATTTGAAGCAGGGTTTCATTAGCTCACTGAAAAGTGCTTGGCAGACATTAAATGAGTTTGCCCGTGCTCATACCTCTTCAACTCAGCTGCAAGAAGAATTGGAGAAGGTAGCCAATcaaatcaaagaagaagaagaaaagcaagtaGTTGAAG CAGAAAAGACTGTTGAAAGTCCAGATTTTTCCAAGGATGAGGACTACTTAGGAAAGGTTGGAATGTTAAACGGAGGCCGCCGAATTGACTATGTTCTTCAAGAAAAGCCAATAGAGAGTTTTAATGAATATCTTTTCGCTCTTCAGAGTCACTTATGCTATTG GGAATCTGAAGATACTGCCCTGTTATTACTTAAAGAAATTTATCGAACAATGAGCATTAGTCCAGAGCAGCCCCAGCATTGA
- the SEC23IP gene encoding SEC23-interacting protein isoform X3: protein MAERKPNGGGGAASTSSSGTNLLFSSSATEFSFNVPFIPVTQAAAASASLLLPGEDSTDVGEEDSFLGQTSAHTSTPQTFSYFSQVSSSSDPFGNIGQSPLTTAATSAGQSAFSKPPTALPFTTGSQDMSNAFSPSISKAHYGAPPASQTGINTYLPSQPSSLPPSNFGSPPQGTPQQGYNPYRHTAVSSRANPYIAPPQLQQGQTPAHPTHPPPSGPPVQMYQMPPGSLPSIPPSVQPGLSPPTQQQAPARPAGPSVQASSLFLLQNQYEPVQPHWFYCKEIEYRQLWMPFSVFDSLNLEEIYNSVQPDPESVVLGTDGGRYDVYLYDRMRKAVYWEEEPAEVRRCTWFYKGDTDSRFIPYTEEFSEKLEVIVQFQPSSVPDEWGTTQDGQTRPRVVKRGVDDNLDEIPDGEMPPVDHLVFMVHGIGPVCDLRFRSIIECVDDFRVVSLKLLQTHFKKSLDDRKVSRVEFLPVHWHSSLGGDATGVDRNIKKITLPSIGRFRHFTNETLLDILFYNSPIYCQRIVEKVGLEINRLYALFMSRNPDFKGGVSVAGHSLGSLILFDILSNQKDLNLSKSPEPLAVANGVVKQPHFQEKQIPEEPKLTLDESCDLDVENEEVLTLQETLEALSLSEYVSTFEKEKIDMESLLMCTVDDLKEMGIPLGPRKKIANFVKHKAAKLEQKKASEKKAVMAASTKGQEESAQKAKEMASPPSESNESKRKLPLGVCVSSVHVDYESFEVGTGQVSVVYNSLDFEPEIFFALGSPIGMFLTIRGVDSIDENYRLPTCKGFFNIYHPLDPVAYRLEPMIVPDLDLKAVLIPHHKGRKRLHLELKESLSRMGSDLKQGFISSLKSAWQTLNEFARAHTSSTQLQEELEKVANQIKEEEEKQVVEAEKTVESPDFSKDEDYLGKVGMLNGGRRIDYVLQEKPIESFNEYLFALQSHLCYWESEDTALLLLKEIYRTMSISPEQPQH, encoded by the exons AGGATTCCACAGATGTGGGTGAGGAGGACAGCTTCCTTGGTCAGACTTCTGCTCACACGTCTACCCCACAGACATTTAGTTACTTCTCTCAGGTATCAAGCAGTAGTGATCCTTTTGGGAATATTGGACAGTCACCGTTAACAACTGCAGCAACATCGGCTGGACAGTCAGCATTCTCCAAGCCCCCAACTGCTCTCCCTTTTACCACCGGATCCCAAGATATGTCGAATGCATTTTCACCATCCATTTCGAAGGCTCACTATGGTGCTCCACCTGCTTCACAAACGGGAATAAATACTTATCTGCCTTCTCAGCCTAGTAGTCTCCCTCCTTCAAATTTTGGGAGCCCACCCCAAGGAACGCCCCAACAAGGATACAATCCATATCGCCACACAGCTGTAAGCAGCAGGGCTAATCCTTATATTGCACCGCCACAGCTGCAGCAGGGCCAAACACCGGCCCATCCTACCCATCCCCCGCCCTCTGGACCCCCTGTTCAGATGTACCAGATGCCTCCAGGATCTCTGCCATCG ATTCCTCCTTCAGTGCAGCCAGGGCTGTCCCCTCCAACCCAGCAGCAGGCACCTGCTAGACCTGCGGGTCCCTCTGTGCAAGCGTCATCTCTTTTTCTACTTCAAAACCAATATGAACCTGTCCAACCCCACTGGTTTTACTGCAAGGAGATAGAATACAGGCAACTGTGGATGCCTTTCAGTGTGTTTGACTCTTTGAATCTTGAAGAAATCTATAACTCAG TCCAGCCAGACCCTGAGAGTGTGGTTCTAGGCACTGATGGAGGGCGCTACGACGTTTACCTCTATGACCGGATGAGGAAAGCCGTGTACTGGGAAGAGGAGCCAGCTGAAGTGAGACGCTGTACTTGGTTTTACAAAGGGGACACAGACAGCAGATTTATTCCCTATACAGAGGAGTTCAGTGAAAAACTGGAG GTTATTGTTCAGTTCCAGCCCTCATCAGTGCCAGATGAATGGGGGACCACACAAGATGGACAGACAAGGCCCAGGGTTGTAAAGCGTGGAGTTGATGATAACCTTGATGAAATTCCTGATG gGGAAATGCCTCCGGTTGACCATTTGGTGTTCATGGTGCATGGCATTGGACCTGTGTGTGACTTGCGCTTTAGAAGCATTATTGAATGTG tggatgaTTTTAGGGTGGTTTCTCTCAAATTGCTGCAGACACATTTCAAGAAATCTTTAGATGATCGGAAAGTAAGCAGAGTGGAATTCCTTCCGGTTCATTGGCATAGTTCCTTGGGTGGGGATGCCACCGGTGTTGACAG GAATATTAAGAAAATCACTTTACCAAGTATTGGTCGGTTTCGTCACTTTACTAATGAAACCTTGctagacattttattttacaacAGCCCCATCTACTGTCAGAGGATTGTGGAGAAAGTGGGATTGGAGATAAACCGTCTGTATGCACTCTTCATGAGTCGGAACCCAGACTTCAAAGGAGGGGTCTCTGTTGCTGGTCACAGTTTAG gttctttaATATTGTTTGACATCCTGTCTAATCAAAAAGATTTGAATTTATCAAAGTCTCCTGAGCCTTTAGCTGTTGCTAATGGAGTTGTGAAGCAGCCACATTTCCAGGAAAAGCAG atacctgAAGAGCCAAAGCTGACGTTGGATGAGTCTTGTGACCTTGATGTTGAAAATGAAGAAGTCCTGACTTTGCAAGAAACTCTGGAagcacttagcctctctgaataCGTTAGCacttttgaaaaggaaaagattgatatgGAATCTCTG cttaTGTGTACAGTGGATGACCTGAAGGAAATGGGGATACCACTTGGACCCAGGAAGAAGATAGCTAACTTTGTAAAACATAAAGCAGCCAAACTG GAACAGAAAAAAGCATCAGAAAAGAAGGCAGTGATGGCTGCTTCGACAAAAGGACAAGAGGAAAGTGCTCAGAAAGCTAAAGAAATGGCTTCTCCGCCCTCAGAATCTAATGAGTCCAAGAGGAAACTCCCACTCGGAGTTTGCGTTTCTTCTGTGCACGTTGATTATGAGTCTTTTGAAGTTGGCACTGGACAG gtttctgttgtttacaacTCCTTAGACTTTGAACCAGAGATTTTCTTTGCCTTGGGATCTCCAATTGGTATGTTTCTCACTATTCGAGGAGTGGATAGTATAGATGAGAACTACAGGCTTCCTACCTGCAAAGGGTTCTTCAATATTTATCATCCA CTTGATCCAGTGGCATATAGATTAGAACCTATGATTGTACCAGATTTGGACCTAAAAGCAGTTCTCATTCCGCATCACAAAGGCAGAAAAAGACTTCATTTAG AGTTGAAAGAAAGTCTCTCTCGTATGGGATCTGATTTGAAGCAGGGTTTCATTAGCTCACTGAAAAGTGCTTGGCAGACATTAAATGAGTTTGCCCGTGCTCATACCTCTTCAACTCAGCTGCAAGAAGAATTGGAGAAGGTAGCCAATcaaatcaaagaagaagaagaaaagcaagtaGTTGAAG CAGAAAAGACTGTTGAAAGTCCAGATTTTTCCAAGGATGAGGACTACTTAGGAAAGGTTGGAATGTTAAACGGAGGCCGCCGAATTGACTATGTTCTTCAAGAAAAGCCAATAGAGAGTTTTAATGAATATCTTTTCGCTCTTCAGAGTCACTTATGCTATTG GGAATCTGAAGATACTGCCCTGTTATTACTTAAAGAAATTTATCGAACAATGAGCATTAGTCCAGAGCAGCCCCAGCATTGA